The Rattus norvegicus strain BN/NHsdMcwi chromosome 2, GRCr8, whole genome shotgun sequence nucleotide sequence agcaaaacaaagagaaattccAACCACTACACATCGTaagctccaggctccaggcttaTAATTAAGGAGATTACCAAGTGCACAAACACTTCCTAttcaaacaaaaccaccaacaaaCCCACTCAGAAAGGCAGTTCAGCTAACCGAACTCATTTCAGCCTGAAGTAAGTTCTGTTCCATTATCTTCTGTAGATACTCAGGTGAGGGACTGCACATTTGTACTTGAGATCGAACTGTTACACGCTGGTTTTCTTCATCTCaggtccgtgtgtgtgtgtgtgtgtgtgtgtgtgtgtgtgtgtgtgtgtgtgtatgtgtgtgtacacaaggtgtatgtgtgcattttccTTAATAATTAGAATACACTATCAATTTCCATACTTCCAAATCCCTCGATGAATGACGCCAATACTGCCTGGGCTGAGTTCAAGGTTCTTgccacttttttcttttcaaacaaaaATGAGGTCATGTACTATGTAtgcccagtgtctgtctgtctgaaacACACACATGATGCGGATTGTTCCTCCTAAATACTATTCCATAAAACCCAGTTGAACTGTAATAGCCAAGTGTTTTACAGCACAGATACACCACGTTCTGTGCCACCTTGGTTAATTCTGCATTTTGACATGCATGAGTTCACATTAGTCAACTGCTCAGCTTACCAAATTACAGGATAATCCTGTGATATGCCTACCCAGGAACTAGGACATGGGACAGGcaagtatttatttaaaatgaagacaGCATGTCAGTCTTTCATGTAAAAAATGTTCAGAAAACTTTTAGCCCTTCAAACTTCAAGAAATAGATTTGGTTCAATAAACATAAgttaaggaaattaaaaattttatttaaaaaatccaaatatgCTTCAAATGAAAAGTCCCATGGTTCTTTAAGCACCCACAGAGTGCCAGATACTGTACAAAGCAGGGGTTCTCCTCCTTCTGAGCAAAATTGACTGTCCTGTTCCCCTGGATCTGACTCGATGCTGGCGATCCAGTTCCACTGACAGAATGGCACCCTCAAGACTGCTCCAGACAGACGCCAGCCACAGCAGAGGCAGGCCACGCAGCGGAAACAGAAGTGGTCAGGTCTGCCAACTGGACATCTAATGTCCCCTtcctgattaaaataaaataaaaaataagagggTTTACAACAGTGCTAATAAAAATCAGCAGGAATTCCTACGATGTGGGTACATGTATATTACCACAACTGCCACAATCATAAATTATTCATATTATACATCTTTTTGCTTTTCAAATTATTAATACAAGAAAGTAATTTGGTGGCTtagtaaaagaaacaaacaaaaaaaagtaagtaaTTTGGTGAAAAATTAGGAAAAAGCAATAAGGAATTGTGTGGTAAGGAGCCGTAAATGAAGCCAGGAACATCTGTGTTCTCTATACTTGTTGGTGGAGGGAAATAAACCAACAACAGCATCACTCTGCAATTCAGTCGTTTAAAAACATCTCTGGTCGCACTCACCTCGGAATccgccgcctcctcctcttcctcctctgaagcccccacctcctcctcttccacctctaaAACCACCTTAAAAAGGAAAtagttattaaattattatagcCTCTCTTTTTCTGATAAACTGTAAAGATTGTACAATTCCTACAATCataaaaactaaatataaatTTATCTATTATACTTTACAAAACCTTTTaaaggacaaaaatagagaatTGGCAATTTCCCCAGTGGGGCAGTAAGGTAAACTCAAGATCAGCCCCCTTTCAGTTTTTCACATTGACTTtacatgtgtgtttgcttgtgtcaCAGCATGCACAAGGAGACCACTGCACACACAACCTGAAGAAACTAGAAGCCTAGTCCTATAAAAGTGCAGCATATGCAGTTATGTGCAGCGCACAATGCCCAACCAGGGTTAAAAACAACAGTTTCTAGTGTGTGTATTTACTTCCGTTCCCTTTATTCTGTGACTTTACAATGCAGCCCCATCAAAAGAAGTGTACACAGAGGAGCCTGCCCCTCTCCCCAGACTAGCCTCCACCTTACTGCTCTACTGCACCAAGAGGCCAGGGCAGTGAGGCCGCTCTCCATGAGGGTGTGTGTAATGTACACAACAAAAGCACCCAAGGCTGCACTTCTCAGAATGTGTCTGTCATTAAGCAGTGGGTGAGGGCACTCTTATTAAAATCTTCATTAAAACACGAATAACCTAAGGGTCTGAAATCCTTCAAAAGTAAAGCTAACTTTTTTCCTTCTATTAAGTTGTGGAAACAAAGCATTTCTATCCATACTggtatatgagagaaaaataaagaaaagggatTTTGGTTACATGCAAAATCAACTGCGGCGACAAAAATCTCATTAAAATCCCCCACAATAACTTACCACCTCTTCCACCACCTCGGCCaccgcctcctcttcctcctcctcgacctcccctgccaccaccacctccaccgccACCACCTCTGGGAGGTCCTTTCTCaccaggaggccgaggcagaaaCCTCTGCAGTGGCAGCAGCTTATATGGGTCTATGTAAAACTGCAAGGTGAATGGCAGCAGTTAGTACGCCAAGGGTAGCCCGCTACAGGTCAAACTACTCAGGCCCAAGCCCCACTCCTAGCATTTACACTGCATGGCTCTGGACAAGGACtcactttttttctctctctaattATTAGGTTTCTTATATACAGAAATAAGGATAGAGTAACTATCACAAAGATATGTGAAGATCAAAAGATAACATAAACCAGTGTTTTAGATTGCAATAAACACTAAGCCCAATTCaatgtcatttttaaagaaatatatggcTCTAAAACGTACACATTTTCATTTAAGAGAGCTGCCAAGAGAAATTATCAGAACCGTAGATACAATTAGGAAAACTTGGGTAAATTAGCTATTTTAAGAACGTATTCCACTAGTTTTTCTTGAACATGATATTTAAAAACTAAGCCTAGTCCGTATTTCGGGTTAACTAGGACATTGCAGGCACTGGAATATAAGGAGGCACATGGTTCCCAGATTTTCtacacaaaacacaaatgaagaaacaaatgaagaagtgcttcaaacAGAAGCACGTATATTACTTAAAACTCAGTTCACCACCCTCTACTTAAGCCTGTGTTACCGTTCACAGCCCATCACCTCAAGAGCACTGTGTAAACGTACACTGCAGTCTGCCCACACCACAGACCTACTCAATGTACACCAGCGAGCACTCACGAGATGAACTCAAGCCCATAAGACACGTCAGGGGACTCATGCATCCAGTGCTCTGTGTGCCTAACTACCACTCCATCGGGTCAAGGAAGTCTATCATCACACAAAGTACAATTAGGTCAAAACGCTACCTTCGACTTTGTACTAACCTAGGCTGGGCAAGGCAGACCTGAATTCAAAGACAACAGTGGactggaaacaaaaacaaaacaaacaagtgtgtgggggtgggggagtgggcaGGGGCCGGATCCCACTATAATACACTATAATATAAATCCTCCAGTAACCTTGTGGTAAGGGCTCAGAATGGCTCCCAGGGCCTCTAACAGGGCTTTCCTTCTCGTCACACCCCAGGAAAAGCCCCCCTCAGCAGTGTCTGTCTCCAAGCCTATCTTCTCAGAGCATCTGACAACAGTGGTCACATGCTATCAGCAAGTTGTTGTCTCCATCTAATCTGTTCCAATCTGGCTCCTGGACCACCATTCTTAGGATAAGCTCTTGGACAGCTGACTACCCTGTTCCTAAATCCACTGAGTAGCATGTGCACTTGGCCCCTGCTAAGCACTCCCCTTGGAAACTCGTCTTACTTTTGTGTCTCTATTTGTGTAGCACGCCTGTGGTGAGCCGCCACCTTTACTGTGGCAACATTTGTGTCAGTGGTTTGTCTGAGATGAGGCCTGAAGCTCTCACGAGTGCTGCACTGCTTCTGTTCTTCCTAGACCATGTCTGTACACAGACAACTTCCCAGCTTTATCTCTATACCCACCCTGTGAACTCCCGATCTTTTGGCTACCTTAGTACGTTGTATCCCACAGGAAGCTCATTGTCTCCCCTCAACCTCTGTTGTCCAATGCTGTCTAAGTCATCCAGTGGAATCATGAAGCTGGTAAGTTAGTTACCACATCCTACTGCCTCTCTGCTCACAACTCCAtctttcctcctccatttccatGGACCCCACCTTTTCCTCATAGCATCTATGGCTTCTTATAGCCTACACTGCTGGTCCTTTCCTAGAGGGCTTTTCTGTCCCTCCAGTGTACAGATCCAGCTCCCCTACTATTCAGAAACAATGCTAATTGTTTCTAGTCCTCCTCAGGATTTATAAAGCGCCTTCCTACCTCACCAGCCTGTTTTGAATTCAGAACCTTCCCTACCCCATCATCGTAGACACTTCAGTTCTCTCCAGGTAGAATACACGTCCCACTGTGGCTAGCCCGTGCGTCAGTACTTGCCATAGGACATCAAAATTCTCCAGCTTTCTTTCCTGAAACTGTATTGTGGGTGCTACTTAAGGGCAACTGGGTCAAATTTCTAAGAATGGGACCTTAAAGGATGTGATCTTAAGCGGTATCTTCAAGTATTTGTGATGTACAGCAGGTGTACGAATCTTTCCTGGTTAAGTCTTCCCTTTTAGTTTCAAAAGCACCACCTCAGGGAAGACTGAGACTAAATGTGATTCCGCTGAAGAGTTTCATGGGAaccttttgtttatatttaaataaaaccatGTCGTGGATGTACCTGTGAAAACCTTTAGTATCTATCTACATATGCTGGGGAGCCAAGATGACCATGCAGCCTAAGCCAGAGTCAAAGCTGCGATCCGCTGCCTCTCTGCCGCCAGGGGCTGGGAACACCGCGCCTGGCTAACATTACTTCTCAGCACTGGTGAGCTTACACGGGCGACGGCAAACACCGTAACTGCaggacttaggaggcagaggcaggaagatcacatcAAGTCAGAAGCAAGGGAAGCTCTCGggtgagttccgggccagccagggctacagcaGAGACTCTCGGGGAGCATAAACTCGGTGTCTGGGTTACTACTGTGAGGCTCAGCTTCACTGGGGTGCACTGGAGCAGCAGTGAGTGCCTCAAGTAAGACTGTCCCCGAGGCACACGCCATCCCCCTCTGAATCCCaaaattttaatttaagtttGACTCACCTTCTGtagctttttaaaagaagatgccTTCATGTTTTCTGACAATTTAACTGAAAAATACTATCAATTACATTAAGGaacaagtaagaaataaaaatgcaaaaagattaAACTTTTGAGTTTaaccattttaaaaaagaatgcctaggtagaagaaagaaatttccaaaagaaattggtatttctttaaaagtaaaaaacaaaccccaaaactcaCAATCAATACCTCGAACCCTAATGCTACCAGGGACTCATTATGTGTAAAGCAACAGAAGAGCCAATACAACCCAGTGGCATTCATCCAAATGGCTACCACTTCCAAAACGCAAAGTACAGTCCTCTCTCCTTGGTGCATCACTTCATATAAATACGGATGAATGAATGCACTCCCCTGCAGATTCTCCGTGTGACCCATCTGTAACTTTGCTAGCTTACTTTGATATTTAACTggctggggaggaaaagggacaGTAATTCCTTAACAAGATCACTGGCTCATACAATCAGAAAGGATACAAAATCTCTAAGTTGTCCAAATATTTCATCCACTTTCCcgatttgttctttgttttctaaataaaCAGGAGCATTGAAGTAAGGCACCTTGTTTTCttctgtggtacatttacaaacgATGTCATCTTCACAGGGATGCATGAACTCTCCTAATACTGAAACAGCACAAGAAAACAGAACCACTTCAAATACTGACCAACTGCTGGAGTTCCCCGCTTGTCTTTCCccgcatctgatgccctctccagCACAGCTCAGTCACCAACCCTGTAGTCCTAAGTTAGCATGTCATTACCATGGGACCTAAGAGACCCCCTTCTCTCTGTACACTGTAAAATGAGGCTAGTCACCTCTAACGGCAGCCACACCTGATACTTAAGCAACAGGAACAACAAACACAGTGCTTACAACAGCACTCATTCAATGTACAACAGTTACCCTGTCAAGGCTGTTATGACTGCATTAAATCCACTGATTTTCCCTTCTTTACCCAGCCTCAAACTGTGAACcactctggttttgttgattgcttcttccttcctcagaactcatcaccactaccacctctTCACCAATGACTATCCTTCCTCAGGAAGTATGCGAACTCAAAGTACACCTGTTTCTGTAACCCAGAATTAATACCATATACCTACAAAGTAACTCCCTACCCTTAACAACAGCTAGAACCTTTCTTAGTATTAGTCAAGTTCTATGTGTCATGTGTCTTTTGAAATCTCTTCTCCATCCATGTGTTCAATGCACTGCCTTCAGGCTGCATGGAACACAGGACAACTGTGAATGTGGCCCAACACAAAACGGTACACTTATTTACAACATGTTTTTGAAGGGTTGTGCAagggactgtgtgtgtgcacggtgTGTGCTAACTAGGCTGCATGGTTATGTGGAGTGTGAATTTTGTGATGTCAATGTGACGCAGAGTATTAAAAAGGTTGGACCTATCTCCTacctttccccttttcctcctgtCACCTTTTCAAACACAGATCTCAACACCTTATATATATGGCTTACTACACGTCCCCTTGACTTTAGTCATTTTGTTCAGCAAATTCATCCTGCATACAGATCCACCACTTCCCCCTTACGTTTGCTGACTTCCAATCCACCTCTCCCATAATTACTCAAAATTACTTTAGTtgggcatttcttttcttttgccttcTCCCAAGCAGGTTTCATTTCCCCTGCTTTTTGGTAACTGAAAACATGAGCTATGGAAGCTAAAAGCTTAGGTTTGTGTTTTAATTATGTCATTAGGGAATCACACTTAATCCTGAATGGTTTTCTGCCCTTTAGAATGCCTAGGTACTCAATATTGTCTAAGTCTCTACTTCTCTGTCCCAATTCAAGTTCACCTCCACGCTGCATTTCCGTTCTCATGATCGGTTCCTTATATGCTATGAAATGACTGTCAGGGAACCCGACTTGCCTTTTGGAGACTTATTATCAAACGTGTGAATAACATAAACCGGACTCTATTCCCATTGCAAAGGAGGTTAAGCTTTGAAGACGACTTACAGACGACTCGTTCTGGAGGCCCTTGATCTTGGAATTTATTGAAGCCTCCACGACCGCCCCCTCGTCCAAATCCTCCTCGGCCGCCGCCCCTGAAAttgccgccgccgccaccaccgccgccgccccCTCGGAAGTGGTTGTTGCTGCCGCCGCCACGATTGAagcctccacctccaccaccgcGATTAAAGCCTCCGCGACCTCCGCCTCGGAAAGACATGCTCTCTCCGGCCTGGTGAAATAGACGGCCGGCTCCTTCCAGTCAGTGCGGGCTGATCATTTATCTATTTCCCCTCCGCCTCGCTCGAAACACCAAAAAGAGGACAGCAGTGAACGCCGCCCGCCACTCGCCCACATAGCCAGTGGCGAGCGCGGAGAGAGGGGTGTCTTCGTCCCAGCCCCACGGCCCATGCCTCGCCACCCTATCCCAACCCGCTGCTTCCCACAATCTTGCCCTCCGCCGCACTCACCGCGCCACGTGCGTCTCTAGCTCAGCTGGGCGCGCGCGCGGAGCGATACTTCCGGCGCGCTTAAACCTCCTCGGCCACCGTACGGTACAATTTTACCAGACTAGATATTGGAAGGGCTGGTTTGCAGGAAGAGGCTGTCACTACTTAGACGCAACGGTCCTAATGCCTTCCCGAAGAGAGCATACAGCACCGGAAGAGAAACAATAGCACCCAGCGTGACCCCCACCTCACCCGCGCAAGGTCCACCTCGCTAGGGGTGGCGGAAATGATGCAAAATAGCAGCGCCTTCCGTACTCGACGCTTCCGGAAGTGTGGTGCCGCGTTGCCCTTGGAGACAGGGGTGGTTTGGGTTCTTCGGCTCTAATCGCTGGTCAGGCCTTTGGTCGGTGAGGCGTGTTGGGTGCAGTTAGCGCCACTCGCCAGGCTCTGTCACTTCTTGGGTTGCGAGAAGGTCCCGACTTGACTCTGCTCCACGGAGTGTGGCCACTCGAGCCGTGCTCCGCCCAGGGTCCAGTTGCCTTCTCTTTTTATTGCTTTTGTGTCCTGTTATTAATTAGGAaagggtgtgtgtttgtatttgagCTGACAGAAAGGCAACCATCTTTTACTATTGTTTGAGTGTATTCATTCGTTCATCAAGTGCGCTTTGAACACCTAGAGAATGTGTTCTATAGATTACACCTCACCTCCTGCCTCCTTAACACTCTCATCTCTGACATCGGTTTCCTTACATCACTAAAACTTCGCTCGTAAGAAGTGACCTCTAGTTCTTAAATTTGGTTGACTTCTTTTGTATCTGTATTGTCTGAAACATCTCTTGGCATTTGACAATACCACTTTTTACTTGAAAGAAAGTAGAGAATGATCCCCGTATCTGAGGGTTATTGTGAATAAATTTTTGAAAGATCTCTGTAAATTAAGAATTCCAGTATGCCATTTACCCTAAACTATAAACTTCTTGAAGAAGTACACACTAGTCCCAcatataaaaaaattatacaaatgtactttaaatataaatgtaactGGATATATATATCCAGTCATATATAATATCTAGTAAAATATAACAtgcaattataaaatattaaattataagaTGTGTAATAATTATTACATATACAattatacatacatcatatatatgtgtg carries:
- the Gar1 gene encoding H/ACA ribonucleoprotein complex subunit 1, which translates into the protein MSFRGGGRGGFNRGGGGGGFNRGGGSNNHFRGGGGGGGGGGNFRGGGRGGFGRGGGRGGFNKFQDQGPPERVVLLGEFMHPCEDDIVCKCTTEENKVPYFNAPVYLENKEQIGKVDEIFGQLRDFYFSVKLSENMKASSFKKLQKFYIDPYKLLPLQRFLPRPPGEKGPPRGGGGGGGGGRGGRGGGRGGGGRGGGRGGGFRGGRGGGGGFRGGRGGGGGFRGRGH